One Gimesia sp. genomic window carries:
- a CDS encoding phosphonate degradation HD-domain oxygenase translates to MSPLVETREILDEIRTLFAEKGNDMYAGEAVSQTEHALQAASTAEQEQASPELITAALLHDVGHLLHKHSEDCAIQGIDDLHERIGAAWLKQHFLEAVTEPIRLHVDAKRYRCATDEEYLSRLSPASVLSLELQGGPFDAREQRQFENNPWYEEALRLRTWDEAAKIPGLATPDLEYFLTFVQRVLEHPVDLN, encoded by the coding sequence ATGTCACCCCTGGTTGAGACGCGTGAAATTCTGGATGAGATCCGTACGCTCTTCGCGGAAAAGGGCAACGACATGTATGCCGGCGAAGCCGTTTCACAAACGGAACACGCTCTGCAGGCGGCCTCCACTGCCGAGCAGGAACAGGCGTCACCGGAACTGATCACCGCAGCCCTGCTGCACGATGTGGGTCATCTGCTGCACAAGCACTCCGAAGACTGTGCCATTCAGGGCATTGATGATCTGCACGAACGCATTGGCGCCGCCTGGCTGAAGCAACACTTTCTCGAAGCGGTCACCGAACCCATCCGCCTGCACGTGGATGCCAAACGATACCGCTGTGCCACCGACGAAGAATACCTGTCCCGCCTGTCCCCCGCATCCGTATTGAGCCTGGAACTGCAGGGCGGTCCCTTCGATGCACGCGAACAGAGACAGTTTGAAAACAATCCCTGGTACGAGGAAGCGCTCCGCCTGCGGACCTGGGATGAAGCGGCCAAAATTCCCGGCTTAGCAACGCCGGATCTGGAATATTTTTTAACCTTTGTCCAACGGGTGCTGGAGCATCCCGTGGACCTCAACTGA
- a CDS encoding N,N-dimethylformamidase beta subunit family domain-containing protein, with the protein MISTFSRVWLLLVLTTMFAVPVTAAEDDAGSIFIEGYTNQLSYQSGEKIHFHLNSSEPQYSIEITRLGAENKTVYKETRQNGAAYPVPEDASSNGCRWPAAFELTVPESWASGYYSVRLAVRDGGGKFIQRNSRSAESSLFFIIRPKNPGSETKILIQLSTNTYNAYNNWGGSSLYSYHGRDHLQGHRVSFDRPLAGQFSNWEYPFIAWAEQNGYQLDYAANSDLEFHPEILQQYKLVLSVGHDEYWSAPMRDHLEQYIKQGGNVAFFSGNSVCWQVRSEDDGRALTCWKQWYNQDPVFPTDDHSTLTTLWSHHLVNRPENQLTGVGFLYGGYHKSHGQFMDGSAAYRVHRPEHWIFAKTGIKQGDEFGGKDTIVGYECDGCQFVMQDGLPVPTHKDGTPKSFQILATCPAKWAPGDSLWYDRFEKDRVGAAVLGMYTNGGTVLTVGSTDWAHGLRGKDPIVQQITRNVLDRLSK; encoded by the coding sequence ATGATTTCAACGTTCTCTCGTGTGTGGCTGCTGCTGGTTTTGACCACAATGTTTGCGGTGCCTGTAACTGCTGCGGAAGATGATGCCGGTTCGATTTTTATCGAGGGCTATACGAATCAGTTGAGCTATCAGTCCGGCGAGAAGATTCATTTCCACCTCAACAGTTCCGAACCGCAGTACTCGATTGAGATTACCCGCCTGGGAGCCGAGAACAAAACCGTTTATAAAGAGACGCGTCAGAACGGAGCCGCTTATCCCGTGCCTGAAGATGCTTCGTCAAACGGCTGTCGCTGGCCGGCGGCGTTTGAGTTGACGGTTCCCGAATCCTGGGCCAGCGGTTATTACAGCGTCCGTCTGGCGGTACGCGACGGGGGTGGTAAATTTATTCAGCGGAATTCCCGTTCGGCTGAGTCGAGCCTGTTTTTCATTATCCGTCCCAAAAATCCCGGTTCCGAAACCAAAATCCTGATTCAACTCTCGACCAACACTTACAATGCCTATAACAACTGGGGTGGTTCGAGCCTGTACAGTTACCATGGTCGCGATCATCTGCAGGGGCACCGCGTTTCGTTTGACCGTCCACTGGCTGGTCAGTTTTCGAACTGGGAATACCCGTTCATCGCCTGGGCCGAACAGAACGGTTACCAGCTGGACTACGCCGCCAACAGTGATCTGGAATTTCATCCCGAAATTTTGCAGCAGTACAAACTGGTTCTCAGTGTGGGCCATGATGAATACTGGTCTGCGCCGATGCGAGATCACCTGGAGCAGTACATTAAGCAGGGAGGCAATGTTGCCTTCTTTAGTGGAAATTCAGTCTGCTGGCAGGTGCGGAGTGAAGACGACGGACGCGCCCTGACCTGCTGGAAGCAGTGGTACAACCAGGATCCTGTTTTTCCGACGGACGATCACAGCACCTTGACCACGCTCTGGAGTCATCACCTGGTCAATCGACCGGAAAATCAACTGACGGGCGTGGGCTTTCTGTACGGCGGCTATCATAAGAGCCACGGTCAGTTCATGGATGGTTCCGCTGCGTATCGTGTGCATCGTCCCGAGCACTGGATCTTTGCGAAAACGGGGATTAAGCAGGGCGACGAATTTGGGGGGAAAGACACGATTGTCGGTTACGAATGCGACGGCTGTCAGTTTGTGATGCAGGACGGTCTGCCTGTGCCGACCCATAAAGATGGCACTCCAAAGTCCTTTCAGATCCTGGCGACCTGTCCGGCGAAATGGGCTCCCGGTGACAGCCTGTGGTACGATCGCTTCGAAAAAGATCGGGTCGGCGCCGCGGTCCTGGGGATGTATACCAACGGCGGAACCGTGCTGACGGTGGGGAGCACCGACTGGGCACACGGGCTGCGCGGGAAAGATCCGATCGTCCAGCAGATCACCAGAAACGTCCTCGACCGGTTGTCAAAGTGA
- a CDS encoding DNA-binding transcriptional regulator, producing MRFPERRKIALLIQTSSDWSRQIIQGIADYAFEQGGWDFWIEFRGLKEQLQIPASWHGHGTICRLTDARIRQSIIGRRLPAVNVSWLGTHSTRIPKVVSDERACARMAADFFLNKGFRSFGYIGADPNLKYPPTIQHDFESAVSEAGGVCYDFPYYELTKEADYEQQQHRLKEWLRELPKPVALLVWSSKVGREVATVCVNHHLEIPDQVAILSIEHDPLMSALSPVPLSCINQGPHVVGHAAAQLLDQMIQGQPAPKTPVLIPPLSIEERASTDTLFADDDLVREAIQLIRQQAHLPLQVTDLTQQLNVSRRILEHRFQKALHRSPASEIRQAKLNRITRLLRETNLTISQIAERCGFQHQEAMIRMFGREMGMSPREYRQSSHTLR from the coding sequence ATGAGATTTCCTGAACGTCGAAAAATCGCACTCCTGATCCAGACCTCCAGCGACTGGAGCCGCCAGATCATTCAGGGGATTGCCGACTATGCTTTCGAGCAGGGGGGCTGGGACTTCTGGATTGAATTCCGGGGACTCAAAGAACAGCTGCAGATTCCCGCCTCCTGGCACGGGCACGGCACCATCTGTCGCTTGACGGACGCACGCATTCGTCAGTCGATTATCGGGCGGCGCCTGCCCGCGGTGAATGTCTCCTGGCTGGGAACGCATTCGACCCGCATTCCGAAAGTCGTTTCAGACGAACGGGCCTGTGCCCGCATGGCGGCGGACTTCTTCCTTAACAAGGGCTTTCGTTCGTTTGGCTATATTGGTGCCGACCCTAATTTGAAATACCCTCCCACCATTCAGCACGATTTTGAATCGGCGGTCAGCGAGGCGGGGGGCGTCTGTTATGACTTCCCTTATTACGAACTGACGAAGGAAGCGGACTACGAACAGCAGCAGCATCGACTCAAAGAATGGTTGCGGGAACTGCCTAAGCCGGTCGCGTTACTGGTCTGGTCGAGCAAGGTGGGACGCGAAGTAGCGACGGTCTGCGTGAATCATCATCTGGAAATCCCTGACCAGGTGGCGATCCTCAGCATCGAGCACGACCCGCTGATGTCGGCGCTGTCGCCGGTGCCATTATCCTGTATCAACCAGGGACCGCATGTCGTCGGTCATGCCGCGGCACAGTTGCTGGATCAGATGATTCAGGGGCAGCCCGCGCCGAAGACGCCGGTGCTGATTCCTCCCCTGTCCATCGAAGAGCGGGCTTCTACGGATACGCTGTTTGCCGATGACGACCTGGTTCGCGAGGCGATCCAGCTGATTCGTCAGCAGGCACATCTCCCCCTGCAGGTCACCGATCTCACGCAGCAGCTGAACGTCTCGCGGCGCATTCTGGAACATCGTTTTCAGAAGGCCCTGCATCGCTCGCCGGCCAGTGAAATTCGCCAGGCAAAGTTGAACCGGATCACCCGTCTGCTGAGGGAGACCAACCTGACGATTTCACAGATCGCAGAACGCTGTGGCTTTCAGCATCAGGAAGCGATGATTCGCATGTTCGGTCGTGAGATGGGCATGTCGCCCCGGGAATATCGTCAATCGAGTCATACGCTCCGCTGA
- a CDS encoding TIGR03364 family FAD-dependent oxidoreductase — protein sequence MSTQTYQRKYDVIVIGGGVLGAFHAYFAMQRGWKTLLIERDIFPQQASVRNFGLIIPSAMPPGIWRDRALASSEIYEELTRQLGIPLRQAGTQYLAHTEAEADFLKQLADTQQDALCPAKFLNAEETIRSSCCLNPEFCTGSLFFPQDLQLDPGQFFRELINWIACTSDCDYLPKTTAVSVRERSSHCQVKIADGRSFHAQQVIVCSGADLQTLFPEAYIERNVQYCKLQMLKISNPENRTLGTSIASPIALTRYPAFLNAQFLQGINLEGPEPTLQEHGIQIWMTQNQDNEFILGDSHAYSVDPPPERMSAEVEELIINYARKMFVKLDFQVTDRWCGIYTEEKSAGLFHKQQGERIQLLTGIGGKGMTTGPGLAKENIGQLSL from the coding sequence ATGTCGACTCAGACTTACCAGCGAAAATATGATGTCATCGTCATCGGCGGTGGCGTACTTGGTGCGTTTCATGCATACTTTGCCATGCAACGGGGCTGGAAAACGCTCCTCATAGAACGGGATATCTTTCCCCAGCAGGCATCCGTCCGCAATTTTGGCCTCATCATCCCCAGTGCCATGCCCCCCGGAATCTGGCGCGATCGTGCCCTGGCCTCCTCGGAAATTTACGAAGAGCTGACCCGTCAGCTGGGGATCCCCCTGCGACAGGCGGGCACTCAGTACCTGGCACACACGGAAGCGGAAGCCGATTTCCTGAAACAACTCGCAGACACGCAACAGGACGCTCTCTGTCCCGCGAAGTTCCTCAACGCCGAAGAGACCATCCGTTCGAGCTGCTGTCTGAATCCGGAATTCTGCACGGGCAGTCTCTTCTTCCCCCAGGATCTGCAACTCGATCCTGGCCAGTTTTTTCGCGAACTCATCAACTGGATTGCCTGCACCTCGGACTGCGATTACCTGCCGAAAACCACAGCGGTCTCGGTACGGGAACGCAGCAGCCACTGCCAGGTCAAAATTGCGGACGGCAGATCCTTTCACGCACAACAGGTGATTGTCTGCTCCGGCGCTGATCTGCAGACCCTGTTTCCCGAAGCGTATATCGAACGCAACGTGCAGTACTGCAAGCTGCAGATGCTCAAGATTTCCAATCCGGAAAACCGCACACTGGGCACCAGTATCGCCTCGCCGATCGCGCTGACCAGGTATCCCGCATTCCTGAACGCTCAGTTTCTGCAGGGCATCAATCTTGAGGGCCCCGAACCCACGCTGCAGGAACATGGCATTCAGATCTGGATGACGCAGAACCAGGACAACGAATTCATCCTCGGCGATTCGCACGCGTATTCAGTCGATCCCCCTCCCGAACGCATGTCGGCTGAGGTGGAAGAACTCATCATAAATTATGCACGAAAGATGTTCGTGAAACTGGATTTTCAGGTCACAGACCGCTGGTGCGGCATTTATACTGAGGAGAAGTCTGCAGGCCTGTTCCACAAACAGCAGGGCGAGCGCATTCAGCTTCTCACCGGCATCGGCGGCAAAGGAATGACGACGGGACCAGGTCTGGCAAAAGAAAATATCGGTCAACTCTCTCTTTGA
- a CDS encoding PVC-type heme-binding CxxCH protein, which yields MSVFGAVFVTLTLYSTNCLPAAESNAETSLIQVPGAWEDQQAGKYADLDGFAWYRCYVKVPNNWADMNARPLWRDSVTLSIEKLADAHEVYINGTRIGQIGKFPPNFESGFDSYQRYKVPPGTLKLGKYNTIAVRVYNEAGPGGFRGVPPILAGYFLECVLKGEWEFLPGDDVKWALTAREQKPAQAAFDEFTPATSTLKRSAKLSPGRRLSPEKSMTLFETDDDVAVDQLLTEPLVGQPLFMSFDERGRMWVVQYRQYPYPAGLKVLSRNKYYRMEFDRVSPPPPNHFPGNDRITIHEDTNGDGKYDAHKVFAGDLNIATSVVKGRGGIWVLNPPYLLFYPDKDNDDIPDGDPEVHLWGFGLSDTHSAPNSLQWGPDGWLYMVQGSNLVSHLKNTDKPDAKSIYCEGPGVWRYHPETGRYELFAEGGGNAFGLEVDADGRVYSGHNGGGTRGFYYVQGGYYEKGTERKYGDVSNPYAFGLLPFMKHAATPRFSHALVKYEGDTLPERFKGKLISVDPLHQYLVLTQVNQLGSSFQTEDVGFPLKSTDLGFRPVAIYTGPDGGVYIADFYEEFIAHGQHYQGQIDPNSGRVYRLRGKDAAPRKIEDLSQKSSRELLDLLKHPNEWHRRTALRLLGDRKDASVIPTLKQWIKENDGHLALEAFWALNLSQGFDDAVAEETLKHPHPMVRFWTVRLLGDDKVVSSHIGEQLIEAARNEPNAEVRGQLAATARRLPADLCLPLVEALSRYEADVDDPHQPLMLWWALESRSVSDREQVLALFKDKQFWERPLVQSALLERLIRRYATAGSRTDLVTCAKLFELAPDAKSRQLLMTGFENSFKGRSLAGLPEALVKALADAGGGSTTLQMRLGNQTAIQTALNALKSPGKNQAQLLDYIQVLGELQEPQARTVMQSLLSSTKNSDLQTGLLVALQKYQQPEIAAVILKRYPDFSESVREVALSTLVSRKEWTRDLLAAVEAGQLDAQAIPEDLVRKMTIHQDPQITELVGRHWKEIQGASNQQMQASIARISGVLEQGSSDVYRGKELYQQNCAKCHILFGEGKRVGPELTQYKRDDSLRMLMHVVNPSSEIREGFETYLVITDDGLVVSGFLYDQDKQIVVIRGADGQNVTIKRENIDEMIKQPKSLMPEGLLDKLSDQELRDLFGFLRSSQPVFK from the coding sequence ATGTCTGTTTTTGGGGCAGTCTTCGTAACTTTAACCCTCTACAGTACTAATTGTCTTCCGGCGGCAGAATCTAATGCAGAAACTTCGCTGATTCAGGTCCCCGGAGCCTGGGAAGATCAGCAGGCAGGGAAATATGCAGACCTGGACGGGTTCGCCTGGTATCGCTGCTACGTCAAAGTCCCCAATAACTGGGCCGACATGAATGCCCGCCCCCTCTGGCGGGATTCGGTGACGCTCTCGATTGAAAAACTGGCGGATGCCCACGAAGTCTATATCAACGGGACGCGCATCGGTCAGATTGGAAAGTTCCCCCCGAACTTCGAAAGTGGCTTCGACAGTTATCAGCGCTACAAGGTTCCGCCGGGAACGCTCAAGCTGGGGAAGTACAATACGATCGCGGTCCGCGTTTATAATGAAGCAGGCCCGGGAGGTTTCCGGGGCGTACCTCCGATTCTGGCCGGTTACTTTCTGGAATGCGTGCTTAAAGGAGAATGGGAATTCCTGCCGGGCGATGATGTGAAATGGGCGCTGACCGCCCGCGAGCAGAAGCCGGCCCAGGCCGCTTTCGATGAGTTCACCCCGGCCACCTCGACACTCAAACGCTCCGCCAAACTTTCTCCGGGGCGACGCCTCTCCCCCGAGAAGTCGATGACACTCTTTGAAACCGATGATGATGTGGCCGTGGATCAGTTACTCACCGAACCACTGGTGGGGCAGCCACTGTTTATGAGTTTCGATGAACGGGGGCGGATGTGGGTCGTGCAGTATCGCCAGTATCCGTATCCCGCGGGGCTCAAGGTGTTGAGCCGGAATAAATATTACCGGATGGAATTCGACCGGGTCTCCCCGCCGCCTCCCAACCACTTTCCGGGTAACGATCGGATTACAATTCATGAAGATACCAACGGTGACGGCAAGTACGATGCGCACAAGGTCTTTGCCGGCGATCTCAATATCGCGACGTCGGTTGTCAAAGGGCGGGGTGGGATCTGGGTACTCAATCCACCTTACCTCCTGTTTTATCCTGACAAAGACAACGACGACATTCCCGACGGTGATCCGGAAGTTCACCTGTGGGGCTTTGGTCTGTCCGACACACACTCGGCTCCCAACAGTCTGCAGTGGGGACCGGACGGCTGGCTCTACATGGTGCAGGGGAGTAACCTCGTTTCGCATCTGAAGAACACCGACAAGCCGGATGCGAAATCGATTTACTGTGAAGGGCCCGGGGTCTGGCGCTATCATCCGGAAACAGGGCGCTATGAATTGTTTGCTGAAGGGGGCGGTAATGCCTTCGGGCTGGAAGTTGATGCCGACGGCCGTGTTTATTCCGGCCATAACGGCGGTGGTACTCGCGGCTTCTACTATGTACAGGGAGGCTATTACGAAAAGGGGACCGAGCGGAAGTACGGCGATGTGAGTAACCCGTATGCCTTTGGTCTGCTGCCTTTCATGAAGCATGCCGCTACGCCCCGCTTCAGTCACGCGCTGGTGAAATACGAGGGGGACACGCTGCCCGAGCGATTTAAAGGGAAGCTGATTTCCGTCGACCCGCTGCACCAGTACCTGGTCCTCACTCAGGTGAATCAACTGGGGTCTTCCTTTCAGACCGAAGACGTCGGCTTTCCCTTGAAGAGTACTGACCTCGGTTTTCGTCCGGTAGCGATTTACACGGGACCTGACGGGGGTGTTTACATCGCTGACTTTTACGAAGAATTCATCGCGCACGGTCAGCACTACCAGGGACAGATCGATCCTAATTCGGGTCGCGTCTATCGCCTCCGCGGTAAGGATGCGGCGCCCCGTAAGATTGAGGACTTGAGTCAAAAGAGTTCGCGGGAACTGCTGGACCTGCTCAAACATCCCAACGAATGGCACCGCCGCACCGCGCTGCGACTGCTGGGCGACCGTAAAGATGCGTCCGTGATTCCCACACTGAAACAATGGATCAAAGAGAACGACGGACATCTTGCCCTGGAAGCATTCTGGGCGTTGAATCTCTCGCAGGGCTTTGACGATGCCGTCGCGGAAGAGACATTGAAACATCCTCATCCCATGGTCCGCTTCTGGACGGTGCGTCTGCTGGGGGACGACAAAGTGGTCTCCAGTCATATCGGTGAGCAGCTGATCGAGGCCGCGCGGAACGAACCGAATGCGGAAGTCCGCGGTCAACTGGCGGCAACCGCTCGACGTCTGCCTGCGGATCTCTGCCTGCCCCTGGTCGAAGCCTTGAGCCGTTATGAGGCAGACGTGGACGATCCGCATCAGCCGCTGATGCTCTGGTGGGCGTTGGAATCCAGGTCGGTTTCCGATCGGGAACAGGTACTCGCCTTGTTTAAAGACAAACAGTTCTGGGAGCGTCCCCTGGTGCAGTCGGCACTGCTGGAACGACTGATTCGTCGTTACGCGACCGCAGGCAGCCGAACGGATCTGGTCACCTGTGCGAAACTGTTCGAACTGGCCCCTGATGCGAAGTCGCGCCAACTGCTGATGACGGGCTTCGAGAATTCGTTCAAGGGACGTTCGCTGGCCGGGCTGCCCGAGGCACTGGTTAAAGCCCTGGCGGATGCGGGGGGCGGATCGACGACCCTGCAGATGCGACTGGGAAACCAGACCGCAATTCAGACGGCGTTGAACGCGTTGAAATCACCCGGCAAGAATCAGGCTCAGCTGTTGGACTATATTCAGGTGCTGGGCGAACTGCAGGAACCGCAGGCCCGGACTGTGATGCAGTCTTTGCTGAGCAGTACTAAAAACAGCGATTTGCAGACCGGATTGCTGGTCGCGTTACAGAAATATCAGCAGCCGGAAATCGCGGCAGTGATTCTCAAACGCTATCCGGACTTTTCTGAATCCGTCCGCGAAGTCGCGTTGAGTACGCTCGTCAGTCGAAAGGAATGGACCCGCGACTTGCTGGCTGCGGTGGAAGCGGGACAGCTGGACGCCCAGGCGATACCGGAAGACCTGGTTCGCAAGATGACGATTCACCAGGATCCGCAGATCACAGAACTCGTGGGTCGGCACTGGAAAGAGATCCAGGGCGCTTCGAATCAGCAGATGCAGGCCAGCATTGCCCGTATCTCAGGCGTGCTGGAGCAGGGCAGCAGTGACGTTTATCGCGGCAAGGAACTGTATCAGCAGAACTGTGCCAAGTGTCACATACTATTCGGGGAAGGCAAACGCGTGGGACCGGAGTTGACGCAGTACAAACGCGACGATTCCCTGCGGATGCTGATGCACGTGGTGAACCCGAGTTCGGAAATTCGCGAGGGTTTTGAAACGTACCTGGTGATCACCGACGATGGCCTGGTGGTATCCGGCTTCCTCTACGATCAGGACAAACAGATTGTCGTGATCCGCGGGGCCGATGGTCAGAACGTGACGATCAAGCGGGAGAACATCGATGAGATGATCAAGCAGCCCAAGTCTCTGATGCCCGAAGGCCTGCTCGATAAACTCAGTGACCAGGAACTGCGGGACCTGTTCGGATTCCTGCGGAGCAGTCAGCCGGTCTTTAAATAA
- a CDS encoding GNAT family N-acetyltransferase: METTRLILRRWCEGDVTPFVELNKDPRVMQYYPSTLTSEQSVQMVEEIRKHFEEYGFGLWAVEIKDQTPFAGFIGLAVPQFTAFFTPCIEILWRLATPYWNQGYATEGAHAVLDFGFDECNLKQIVSFTVPANIASRRVMEKIGMSYIDNFDHPGLPENDPLQRHVLYSITHSERDGLLPN, from the coding sequence GTGGAAACGACTCGGCTGATATTACGACGGTGGTGTGAGGGTGATGTCACACCTTTCGTCGAGCTCAATAAAGACCCACGCGTCATGCAGTATTATCCGTCCACGCTGACTTCCGAGCAGAGCGTGCAGATGGTGGAAGAAATCCGAAAGCACTTCGAAGAATATGGCTTCGGCTTATGGGCCGTCGAAATTAAAGACCAGACTCCTTTCGCCGGATTCATCGGCCTGGCGGTTCCCCAGTTCACTGCGTTTTTTACTCCCTGCATCGAGATCCTCTGGCGACTGGCAACCCCCTACTGGAACCAGGGATACGCTACGGAAGGCGCACACGCCGTGCTCGACTTCGGCTTTGATGAATGCAACCTGAAACAGATCGTTTCATTCACGGTCCCCGCCAATATCGCTTCGCGTCGCGTGATGGAAAAAATCGGCATGTCGTATATCGACAACTTCGATCATCCCGGATTGCCCGAGAACGATCCGCTGCAGCGACATGTGCTCTACAGTATCACCCATTCGGAACGGGATGGACTCCTGCCGAACTAG
- the phnX gene encoding phosphonoacetaldehyde hydrolase — MQPTQIKLAIFDWAGTTIDHGCFAPISAFIKAFKACGVEVTPQQARGPMGLHKQDHIRSLFQLDEIASQWEALHQRPWSEDDVKQIYETFMPLQIEEAKLYTELVPGLCASLAPLKERGIKIGSTTGYPRVVADPILVSAREQGYSPDFSMCADEVPAGRPAPWMIYRNMETLGVYPPRAVIKVGDTVPDIEAGLNAGTWTVGLTQTGSEVGLSVSELEALTPEEKQQRLQAAETKLKNAGAHFVIPTLEGLSAIIDQIEAGSVPYGC, encoded by the coding sequence ATGCAACCGACACAGATTAAACTCGCAATTTTTGACTGGGCCGGCACAACCATCGACCATGGCTGTTTCGCTCCGATCTCCGCCTTCATCAAAGCCTTCAAGGCCTGTGGTGTCGAGGTCACCCCGCAACAGGCACGCGGACCGATGGGCCTGCATAAACAGGATCATATCCGCAGTCTGTTTCAGCTCGACGAAATCGCCAGCCAGTGGGAAGCACTACACCAGCGTCCCTGGTCTGAAGACGATGTGAAACAGATTTACGAAACGTTCATGCCGCTGCAGATCGAGGAAGCGAAACTCTATACCGAGCTGGTCCCCGGCCTGTGTGCGTCACTCGCGCCACTCAAGGAACGGGGAATTAAAATCGGTTCCACCACTGGCTACCCGCGCGTGGTGGCCGACCCGATTCTCGTGTCCGCACGCGAACAGGGTTACTCTCCCGACTTTTCCATGTGTGCCGACGAGGTCCCCGCCGGACGCCCTGCTCCCTGGATGATCTACCGCAATATGGAAACGCTCGGCGTCTATCCCCCGCGTGCAGTGATCAAAGTCGGCGACACCGTACCTGATATTGAAGCGGGCCTGAATGCAGGCACCTGGACAGTCGGTCTGACCCAGACCGGCAGTGAAGTGGGACTGAGTGTCTCCGAACTGGAGGCCCTCACTCCGGAAGAAAAACAGCAGCGCTTACAGGCTGCCGAAACCAAACTCAAAAACGCAGGCGCTCACTTTGTCATCCCGACACTCGAGGGGCTGTCCGCCATCATTGACCAGATTGAAGCAGGTAGTGTGCCCTATGGATGCTGA
- a CDS encoding MFS transporter — MSKNPNRNWQLMTLTSLFLGYVGYYICRSNLAVATPLLLGEEAGLGITKIQIGTVASVGVMLYAFGKIINGYLADFLGGRQMFLTGMLCSILFSVFFGLAGGLTLFIVIWAGNRFVQSMGWVALVKTASRWYPVQWHATVMAILSLSFLFGDAFARVYLGSLIMLGEKYSSLSFMANWRTVFFVAAGTLTAIAVFVYFTLKSSPIDVGLEEPEANPLNVFGAEGNHAQRISIKEVLKPLVASPLFWLICVMNFSLTLVRETFNFWTPTFLNEVAQFDIGSAAVGSMLFPLVGGCSALLAGVISDRLRGRHGRVVLPSLILLVLSLTLLSTVDVTGKPYLALTLLSLVAFFLMAPYSFLSGVMAIDLGGKRGCSTVAGLVDSAGYLGAILSGHTVGMIAQYYGWKMAFGGLAGICCTAIIAGVIYWMIQEREMNLAQTLSEINPPEANDVTPG, encoded by the coding sequence ATGTCCAAGAACCCCAATCGTAACTGGCAGCTCATGACGCTGACGAGCCTGTTTCTCGGCTACGTCGGATACTACATCTGCCGCTCTAATCTGGCCGTCGCCACGCCACTGCTGCTGGGAGAAGAAGCCGGCCTGGGTATCACGAAAATCCAGATTGGTACCGTCGCCTCGGTCGGAGTCATGCTGTATGCCTTTGGAAAAATCATTAACGGCTACCTGGCCGACTTCCTCGGCGGTCGCCAGATGTTTCTGACCGGCATGCTCTGTTCGATTCTGTTTTCCGTTTTTTTCGGACTGGCGGGCGGGCTGACCCTGTTCATTGTCATCTGGGCCGGCAACCGCTTTGTGCAGTCCATGGGCTGGGTGGCTCTGGTCAAAACCGCATCGCGCTGGTATCCCGTCCAGTGGCATGCGACCGTGATGGCCATTCTTTCGCTCTCGTTTCTGTTTGGTGATGCCTTCGCTCGCGTCTACCTCGGCAGCCTGATCATGCTCGGAGAGAAATATAGTTCACTCAGTTTTATGGCCAACTGGCGCACCGTCTTCTTTGTCGCCGCAGGGACATTAACGGCGATCGCGGTCTTCGTTTACTTCACCCTGAAGTCGAGCCCCATCGATGTCGGCCTGGAAGAACCGGAAGCCAATCCGCTCAACGTCTTTGGGGCAGAAGGTAACCACGCGCAGCGGATTTCGATCAAAGAGGTACTCAAGCCCCTGGTCGCCAGTCCGCTGTTCTGGCTGATCTGCGTCATGAACTTCAGCCTGACACTGGTTCGTGAAACGTTTAATTTCTGGACACCGACCTTTTTAAATGAAGTGGCGCAATTCGATATCGGATCGGCGGCGGTGGGCAGTATGCTGTTTCCGCTGGTAGGCGGTTGTTCGGCCCTGCTGGCCGGAGTGATCTCCGACCGACTCCGCGGCCGCCACGGCCGAGTCGTGCTACCCAGCCTGATTCTGCTCGTACTCTCGCTGACCCTGTTGAGCACTGTCGATGTGACCGGCAAGCCTTACCTGGCTTTAACGCTCCTGTCGCTCGTCGCATTTTTCCTGATGGCCCCCTACTCCTTCCTGTCCGGCGTGATGGCTATCGACCTGGGAGGCAAACGGGGCTGTTCGACCGTCGCAGGACTCGTCGATTCCGCCGGCTACCTGGGTGCCATCCTGTCCGGACATACGGTCGGCATGATTGCCCAGTACTACGGCTGGAAGATGGCCTTCGGCGGACTGGCCGGCATCTGCTGTACCGCCATCATTGCCGGCGTCATTTACTGGATGATCCAGGAACGTGAAATGAACCTGGCGCAAACCCTGTCCGAAATCAATCCCCCGGAGGCAAACGATGTCACCCCTGGTTGA